CGACCCGGTCCGCGCGGGCCGCCGTCGTCAGGCGGTGGGCGACGACGAGGGTGGTGCGGCGGCCCGCGAGGCGGTCGGTGGCCTGGTTGACCTGGGCTTCCGACGCCAGGTCGAGGGCGGCCGTCGCCTCGTCGAGGAGGAGGATGTCGGGGTCGACCAGTTCGGCGCGGGCCAGGGCGATCAGCTGGCGCTGGCCCGCCGAGAGGTTGCGGCCGCGCTCGGCGACCTCGTGGAGGTAGCCGCCGTCCAGCGTCGCGATCATCTCGTGGGCGCCGACCGCGCGGGCCGCCGCCTCCACCTCGGCGTCGGTGGCGTCGGGGCGGCCGTAGGCGATGGCGTCGCGGACGGTGCCCTGGAAGAGGTACGCCTCCTGGGGGACGACGCCCAAGTGGTGACGGTACGACGTGATGTCGAGGGCGCGGAGGTCGGTGCCGTCGACCGTCACGCGGCCGCCCGTCGGGTCGTAGAAGCGGGCGACCAGTTTCACGAGCGTCGACTTGCCCGCGCCCGTCTCGCCGACGAACGCGACCGTCTGTCCGGCCGGGATCACCAACTCGACTCCCCCGATGGCCTCTTCGTCGGCGCCGTACGCGAAGTGCACGTCCTCGAAGGCTATGTCGCCCCGGAGGGAGAGGACTTCCAGTGGTTCGTCGGCCGCTCGTGTCGACGTCGGTTCCTGGAGCAACTCCTGGATGCGGCCCAGGGAGACGGTCGCCTGCTGGTAGCCGTCGAAGACCTGGGAGAGCTGCTGGACCGGGGCGAAGAACAGGTCGATGTAGAGGAGGTAGGCGACCAACGCACCTGTTGTCAGCGTCGCGTTGTCCACCCGGCCCGCGCCCGCGATCAGTACCGACGCCGCCGCCACCGACGACAGCAGCTGTACGAAGGGGAAGTAGATCGAGATCAGCCACTGGCCCCGGGTACGCGCCTCGCGGTAGCTGCTGCTGCGCGCGGCGAAGCGTCGGCCGCCGTCCCTCTCGCGCCGGAACGCCTGCACGATCCGCAGCCCGGACACCGACTCCTGGAGGTCCGCGTTGACCAACGACACGCGCTCACGGGCGAGTTCGTACGCCTTCACGCTGGCCCGGCGGAAGAAGAAGGTCGCGATGACCAGCGGGGGCAGCGTCGCGAACACGACGAGCGCGAGCTGCACGTCGATCACCAGCAGGGCGACCATGATGCCGAAGAAGGTGACGACCGAGACGAAGGCCGTGACCAGGCCTGTCTGCAGGAACGACGACAGCGCGTCGACGTCCGTCGTCATCCTCGTCATGATCCGGCCGGTCAACTCCCGCTCGTAGTAGTCGAGTCCGAGGCGCTGGAGCTGGGCGAAGATCTTGAGGCGGAGGGTGTAGAGGACCCGTTCACCGGTACGGCCCGTCATACGGGTCTCGCCGCGCTGGGCCGCCCACTGCACAACTACCGCGAGCAGGGCCAGGATCGAGGCCGACCAGACCGCGCCGACCGCCATCTTGGTGACGCCCTGGTCGATGCCGTGCCGGATCATGACCGGCAGGAGCAGGCTCATGCCCGCGTCCACGGCGACCAGGCCGAGGCTGATCAGCAGCGGGGCGCCGAAACCGCGCAGCAGTCGGCGCAGGCCGTAGGAGTCCTCGGCGCGGACCGCGCCCGCCTCGTCGATGTCGGGGACGTCGGTCGCCGGGGGCAACGCGTCGACCTGCGCGAGGAGTTCGGGCGTCGCGGGCATCCCGGACAGCGCGGTGTCCTTGGGCTCGCGGTCACCGGTCCACAGCCGGGGCGTGAGCCCGCGCTCGGCGTCGAACTCCGCGTCCAACTCGTCGCGTACGGAGGTGTCTTCGGCCGGAGCGGCGGGCTGGGCGTGGCCGGGCGACACGCCGCCGAGCTCGTCGGGGTCGGTGAGGAGGCGGCGGTAGAGCGGTGAGCGCTGCTGGAGTTCGTCGTGCGTGCCGATGTCGGCGAGGCGGCCCCCGTCGAGGACGGCGATGCGGTCGGCGAGGTTGAGGGTGGAGCGGCGGTGCGCGATGAGGAGGGTGGTGCGGCCCTCCATGACCTGTTTCAACGCCTCGTGGATCTCGTGCTCGACCCGCGCGTCCACCGCCGAGGTCGCGTCGTCCAGGACCAGCAGGCGCGGGTCGGTGAGGATCGCGCGGGCGAGGGCGACGCGCTGGCGCTGGCCTCCGGAGAGGGTGAGTCCCTGCTCGCCGACCGTCGTGTCGTAGCCGTCGGGGAGTTCCGCGATGAACCGGTCGGCCTGCGCGGCCCGGGAGGCGGTGAGGATCTCCTCGTCGGTCGCGTCGGGGCGGCCGTAGGCGATGTTGTTGCGGACCGTGTCG
The nucleotide sequence above comes from Streptomyces sp. N50. Encoded proteins:
- a CDS encoding ABC transporter ATP-binding protein, with the protein product MAAKQGDPQGWARRLAGYAWRYPKDVILALGASLAGMAVMAVVPLVTKVIIDDVITGHTRSMAPWAAALIVAAILVYVSTYIRRYYGGRLALDVQHDLRTEMYGTITRLDGRRQDELSTGQVVGRATSDLQLIQGLLFMLPMTIGNVLLFVISLAIMAWLSLPLTLIALAVAPALGFIARRSRSKLHPSTWYAQAQAAAVAGVVDGAVSGVRVVKGFGQEDQETGKLREVGRRLYAGRLRTIRQNAKYTPALQAVPALGQVAMLALGGWLAVRGHITLGTFVAFSTYLAQLVGPVRMLAMVLTVGQQARAGTERVLELIDTEPSMKDGTKELPADAPATVEFDDVSFGYDHERPVLNGLTFEIRPGETLAVVGSSGSGKSTVSLLLPRFYDVTHGAVLIGGHDVRELTLDSLRAAIGLVPEDSFLFSDTVRNNIAYGRPDATDEEILTASRAAQADRFIAELPDGYDTTVGEQGLTLSGGQRQRVALARAILTDPRLLVLDDATSAVDARVEHEIHEALKQVMEGRTTLLIAHRRSTLNLADRIAVLDGGRLADIGTHDELQQRSPLYRRLLTDPDELGGVSPGHAQPAAPAEDTSVRDELDAEFDAERGLTPRLWTGDREPKDTALSGMPATPELLAQVDALPPATDVPDIDEAGAVRAEDSYGLRRLLRGFGAPLLISLGLVAVDAGMSLLLPVMIRHGIDQGVTKMAVGAVWSASILALLAVVVQWAAQRGETRMTGRTGERVLYTLRLKIFAQLQRLGLDYYERELTGRIMTRMTTDVDALSSFLQTGLVTAFVSVVTFFGIMVALLVIDVQLALVVFATLPPLVIATFFFRRASVKAYELARERVSLVNADLQESVSGLRIVQAFRRERDGGRRFAARSSSYREARTRGQWLISIYFPFVQLLSSVAAASVLIAGAGRVDNATLTTGALVAYLLYIDLFFAPVQQLSQVFDGYQQATVSLGRIQELLQEPTSTRAADEPLEVLSLRGDIAFEDVHFAYGADEEAIGGVELVIPAGQTVAFVGETGAGKSTLVKLVARFYDPTGGRVTVDGTDLRALDITSYRHHLGVVPQEAYLFQGTVRDAIAYGRPDATDAEVEAAARAVGAHEMIATLDGGYLHEVAERGRNLSAGQRQLIALARAELVDPDILLLDEATAALDLASEAQVNQATDRLAGRRTTLVVAHRLTTAARADRVVVMDHGRVVEDGTHDELLALDGYYAELWRTFVGEDAPATAA